The following DNA comes from Gammaproteobacteria bacterium.
GGACACCACCTTCGCCAGCCCGTCGCCGAGCCGCAGCGCCGTCTCGAAGGACTCGGCCAGGCGTTGCGCCATGTCCGGGCGCACCCGGAACCGGTCCACCACGGCCTCGATGTCGTGCTTGCGGTGCAGCTGCAGCTTGTCCGGCCGTTCCAATTCCACCACGGCGCCGTCTATGCGGGCGCGGACGAAACCCTGGGCGCGCAGCTGCTCCAGGACCTGCGCGTGCTCGCCTTTGCGGCCCTGCACTACCGGCGCCAGCAGCATGTACCGTTCCCCGGGCAGGGCCAGAACGGCGTCCACCATCTCGCTTACGGTCTTGGCCGCCAGCGACCGGCCGTGGCGCGGACAGCGGGGCTCGCCGACCCGCGCGTAGAGCAGCCGCAGGTAGTCGTAGATCTCGGTGATGGTTCCCACCGTCGAGCGCGGGTTGTGAGAGGTGGTTTTCTGCTCGATGCTGATGGCCGGGGACAGGCCCTCGATATGATCTACGTCCGGCTTCTCCATCACGGAGAGAAACTGGCGGGCATAGGCCGAGAGCGATTCCACGTAGCGGCGCTGGCCGTCCGCGTAGATGGTGTCGAAGGCCAGAGAGGACTTGCCCGAACCGGAAATGCCGGTGATCACCACCAGCCGGTCCCGCGGAATGTCCAGATCTATGGCCTTCAGATTGTGTGTACGTGCCCCCCGGATACGGATCGTGTCCATACTCGCCCCCCGCGCGTTCGGGATCCCCCCATTGGGATTCCCCCTTCGCAATCCCTCATTGTACGCTGCCGCCTCGCGCCGGGGCAAAGGCGGCGCATTCGGTCCAAGCCGGCGCGGAACGCGGGGGGAAAACAGGGGCGCCCCGAGGCAAAATCCCGCCGCGGCGGCACGAATGCCGATCATGCAAAAAGCGCATTTACAACGGGGGCGCGGTCCCGCCATACTGGCATCCCCAGGGGAGGCATACCCGTGCCCACCTGCACACCTACCGGGGAACAGACGGATTCATGCGGGGAGTAACGATATGGCAGAAAGAGGATTGAACAAGGTCATGCTGATCGGCAGGCTGGGGGCGGACCCGGAGGTGCGCTACACGGCCAGCGAGCGGGCGGTCGCCAACCTGTCGCTGGCCACCAGCGAGCGCTGGAAGGATCGGGAGGGCGAGCCGCAGGAGCGCACGGAATGGCACCGGGTGGTGATGTTCGGCAAGCTGGCCGAGATCGCGAAGGAGTACCTGCGCAAGGGCTCTCAGATCTATACGGAGGGGCGATTACAGACCCGCAAATGGCAGGATCGGGATGGGAACGACCGCTACACCACGGAGATCGTCGCCAACGAGATGACCATGCTGGGCGGCCGCCGCGAGGAGGGGGGAGAACGGATGCCGCCCGCGGGGGATGCGCCCCCGGGGGATGCGGCGCCTGGGCCGCGGAAGGGCCGTTCCCCGCCGTCGGCGGACGGCGGCGACGAGTTCGAGGACGATATCCCGTTCTGAACCGCCCCGCCGGGATATTCTTCCGCGCACCGCGCGCCCTCGCCGCGCGCCCTCTGGGCCACCCCTTCTGGGGCCGCCCGCCTGGGGCCGCCGCCGCCAGGCGACAGACGCCTGGGCCGCCGACAGCCGCCCAGGCTCGCGCTCAGGCGTCGTTGGCGCCGAGGATATCCTGACCGCGGCCGCGGGTGAACCGCAACAGGCGGTCTATGGGCCGCAGGGCGCGGCGGCGGATCTCCTCGGGGATATTGATCTCGTTCTCCCCCGTCTCCAGAACCCGGGCGAGACGCTGCAGCCAGTTCATCGCCATCCAGGGGCAATAGGCGCAGCTCTTGCAAGTCGCCCCCCGGCCGCTGGTCGGCGCGACCAGGAAGGTCTTGCCGGGCGCCGCCTGTTGCATCTTGTGGAAGATGCCGCGCTCGGTGGCGACGATGAAGACGTCGGCGGCCATCTCGCGCGCCGCCTCGATCAGCCCGTGGGTCGAGCCGATGTAGTCTGCCTGTGCCCGCACCGCGGCCGGAGACTCCGGGTGCACCAGCACCTTGGCGCGGGGGTGGCGGGCGCGCATCTCGGCCAATTCGCGGCCCTTGAACTCCTCGTGGACGATGCAGGCGCCATCCCACAGCAGCATGTCGGCGCCGGTGCGCTCGCGCACGTAGTCGCCCAGGTAGCGGTCGGGCGCCCACAGCACCGGCCGGCCCTGGCGATGCAGCCAGCGAACGACATCCAGGGCGCTGCCGGAAGTAACCATCCAGTCGGCGCGCGCCTTGACGGCGGCGCTGGTGTTGGCATAGACCACCACCGCGCGCTCCGGGTGGGCATCGCAAAAGCGGCCGAACTCGGCGGCGGGGCAGCCCAGGTCCAGGGAGCAATCCGCCCGCAGATCGGGCATCAGCACGCGCTTTTCCGGATTGAGTATCTTCGCCGTCTCGCCCATGAAGCGCACGCCGCAAACGACCAGCGTCGAGGCCGGGGACTCGTGGCCGTAGCGGGCCATGTCCAGGGAGTCGGATACGTGGCCGCCGGTTTCGTCGGCTAGCGTCTGGATGGCGGGAGAGGTGTAGTAATGCGCCACCAGGGTGGCATCCTGCTCCCGCAACAAGCGCTTGATGCGCCTCCGCAACCGTTCCCGCTCCGCGTCCTCCAGCGGCTCCGGCACTACCGGAGGCACCGCCTCCGGCGGCTGGCGGAGCGCCGCCGGGGAGGCCACTGGCGCCAGGGTCGCATCCGTCATCGCACGAACTCGATGCCCTGCGAGCGCAGGGCATACAGCCGCGCCGGACGGCGGCGGCCGTTGCCGACGGTCTCGCCGATGTCCTGCAAACAGTCGTAGGCCATGATGCGCTTGCGAAAATTTCGCTTGTCCAGCGCCCGCCCGAGGATGATCTCGTACACGCGCTGCAACTCGCCCAGGGTGAACTTGCCGGGCAGGAACTGGAAGGCGATGGTGGAGTAGCCCAGCTTGGCCGCCAGACGCTCCTGGGCCATGCGCGCGATCTCGCTGTGGTCGAAGGCCAGCGGCGGCAGCCGGTCGCAACGGAACCAATCGGCGCGACGGGCGTCGCTGGCAGGACGCGGGTGAATGCGGCCAGGCGGCACCAATGCGTAGTAGGCCACCGAGATCACCCGCCCGCGGGGGTCGCGCCGCGGGTGGCCGAAAGTGTAGAGCTGCTCCAGATATACCCCGCTTACCCCCGTCTCCTCCCGGAGCTCGCGGGCGGCGGCGCGTTCCAGCGCCTCGCCGGCGCCCACGAATCCGCCCGGCAGCGCCCAGCAACCGGCATAAGGCGGCGCGGCGCGCTGGATGAGCAACAACTGCAGCAACTCCTCCCGAATGGTGAAGATCACGATGTCGGAGGTCACCGCGGGATAGAGCCGGCCGACAGTGCCGGGGGCAGACTTGCCGGACAAGGCTTCCGCGGGCGGCTTGCCGCCTGCCTTGCTCTGTCCGCTCTTTAAGTGTCTCTTATACACTTTCGGCAATTTTAAGCGCTTCGCGTTCTCTACCGCAAGCATGAGACACGGGGTATGATGCAAGCAGGGGGCTCTGTCCATGGCGCATTCCAAAAGTCTGTTCGATAACGAGAACTTGCCTGCCGCCAAGGGCGCAGAGAACGCGCCGCGCCCGCATGCGGACTTCGCGGGCCACAGTCCGGTCATGCGCCAATACCTGCGGCTCAAGTCGGAATACCCCGACACCCTGCTGTTCTTCCGCATGGGAGATTTCTACGAACTGTTCTACGAAGATGCCCGCCGGGCCGCGGAGTTGCTGGACATCGCCCTGACCGCCCGGGGCAAATCGGCGGGACGGCCCGTTCCCATGGCCGGGGTGCCGGCGCACAGCATGGAAAACTACGTGGCCCGCCTGGCGCGGATAGGGGAACCGGTCGCCATCTGCGAGCAGATCGGCGACCCGAAAAGCGGCGCCGGTCCGGTGCGGCGGGAGGTCACGCGCATCATCACGCCCGGGACGCTG
Coding sequences within:
- a CDS encoding single-stranded DNA-binding protein, whose translation is MAERGLNKVMLIGRLGADPEVRYTASERAVANLSLATSERWKDREGEPQERTEWHRVVMFGKLAEIAKEYLRKGSQIYTEGRLQTRKWQDRDGNDRYTTEIVANEMTMLGGRREEGGERMPPAGDAPPGDAAPGPRKGRSPPSADGGDEFEDDIPF
- the nadA gene encoding quinolinate synthase NadA, which encodes MTDATLAPVASPAALRQPPEAVPPVVPEPLEDAERERLRRRIKRLLREQDATLVAHYYTSPAIQTLADETGGHVSDSLDMARYGHESPASTLVVCGVRFMGETAKILNPEKRVLMPDLRADCSLDLGCPAAEFGRFCDAHPERAVVVYANTSAAVKARADWMVTSGSALDVVRWLHRQGRPVLWAPDRYLGDYVRERTGADMLLWDGACIVHEEFKGRELAEMRARHPRAKVLVHPESPAAVRAQADYIGSTHGLIEAAREMAADVFIVATERGIFHKMQQAAPGKTFLVAPTSGRGATCKSCAYCPWMAMNWLQRLARVLETGENEINIPEEIRRRALRPIDRLLRFTRGRGQDILGANDA
- a CDS encoding NUDIX domain-containing protein; this translates as MYKRHLKSGQSKAGGKPPAEALSGKSAPGTVGRLYPAVTSDIVIFTIREELLQLLLIQRAAPPYAGCWALPGGFVGAGEALERAAARELREETGVSGVYLEQLYTFGHPRRDPRGRVISVAYYALVPPGRIHPRPASDARRADWFRCDRLPPLAFDHSEIARMAQERLAAKLGYSTIAFQFLPGKFTLGELQRVYEIILGRALDKRNFRKRIMAYDCLQDIGETVGNGRRRPARLYALRSQGIEFVR